One window of the Carnobacterium maltaromaticum DSM 20342 genome contains the following:
- the mraY gene encoding phospho-N-acetylmuramoyl-pentapeptide-transferase yields the protein MHWTEMLMPFVSSFALTIMVMPMFIGYFRMKQIGQVTRDEGPKWHEVKTGTPTMGGVVFIIATLITAVWVGIWQGALTLSLGLLLFILALYGVLGFLDDFIKVFKKRNLGLTSKQKLIGQIIGGIIFFIVFKYEGLATKIAFPFIGSIDIGWLYGIFVIFWLVGFSNAVNLTDGLDGLVAGTASIAYGTYAVIAWHQQQTDILIFCVTIVGGLVGFFFFNKKPAKIFMGDVGSLALGGGLAAVSILLHQEWSLLLIGLIFVIETASVMIQVTSFKLTGKRVFKMSPIHHHFEMSGWSEWRVVLTFWSVGLLAAIVALLVIL from the coding sequence ATGCACTGGACAGAAATGTTAATGCCATTTGTAAGTAGTTTTGCACTTACAATTATGGTTATGCCAATGTTTATTGGCTATTTTAGGATGAAACAAATTGGACAAGTGACTAGAGATGAAGGGCCAAAATGGCATGAAGTGAAAACAGGTACACCAACAATGGGTGGAGTTGTTTTTATTATTGCCACATTGATTACTGCAGTTTGGGTTGGTATTTGGCAAGGAGCATTGACCTTATCTTTAGGATTACTTCTATTTATTCTGGCTTTATACGGAGTGCTAGGCTTTTTAGATGATTTTATCAAAGTATTTAAAAAAAGAAATTTAGGTTTGACATCTAAACAAAAACTAATCGGTCAAATCATAGGTGGTATTATCTTTTTTATTGTTTTTAAATATGAAGGTTTAGCCACTAAAATTGCTTTCCCGTTTATTGGTTCAATTGATATTGGCTGGTTATATGGTATATTTGTTATTTTTTGGTTAGTCGGATTTTCTAATGCAGTTAATTTAACAGATGGTTTAGATGGATTAGTTGCTGGGACGGCAAGCATTGCGTATGGTACTTATGCAGTAATAGCATGGCATCAACAACAAACAGATATCTTAATTTTTTGTGTAACAATTGTTGGTGGTTTAGTTGGATTCTTTTTCTTCAATAAAAAGCCAGCTAAAATATTTATGGGAGATGTTGGTTCTTTAGCTTTAGGCGGTGGTTTAGCGGCCGTTTCTATTTTATTGCACCAAGAATGGTCTCTACTTTTAATTGGTTTAATTTTTGTGATTGAAACCGCCAGTGTGATGATTCAAGTAACATCATTTAAATTGACGGGTAAACGAGTCTTTAAAATGAGCCCTATTCACCATCACTTTGAAATGAGTGGTTGGAGCGAATGGCGCGTTGTTTTAACATTCTGGTCAGTTGGTTTACTTGCAGCAATTGTTGCATTACTAGTCATTCTTTAA
- a CDS encoding UDP-N-acetylmuramoyl-L-alanyl-D-glutamate--2,6-diaminopimelate ligase, which yields MKASNLIASIQFKRLSKELPKDLEINSITQDTREITEGSLFVCITGALFDGHQFAQDAVEKGAVLLIAEKPIDVSVPVIYVANANRAMAIVADAFYDHPSQDFRIIGVTGTNGKTTITHLIDQIFRDHQEVTGVIGTMYRRIGNTTFETKNTTPDSLTLQKTFAEMRQKNVTTCAMEVSSHSLVQGRVWGTDFDIAVFTNLSQDHLEYHHTMEEYAHAKSLLFSQLGNIYNPEKPKYAILNMDDPVGRDFRKMTAAEVLTYGIEEAADFRANSIEITNHGTRFLLEFNGKEYPVHLQLAGKFNILNALGAIGAAYAAGLELETIISSLEGISGVRGRFELVKGPQDFAVVVDYAHTPDGLLNVLTTINEFKTGDVYCVVGCGGDRDKTKRPKMARIAMDYADHVIFTSDNPRTEDPNEILKDVVAELGSDESYLLEVDRRKAIELAVKKAQANDIILIAGKGHEDYQIIGTTKHHFDDVEEAKKAIETFYK from the coding sequence ATGAAAGCCAGTAATTTGATTGCAAGTATTCAGTTTAAACGATTATCAAAAGAATTACCAAAAGACTTGGAGATTAATAGCATCACACAAGATACAAGAGAGATTACGGAAGGTTCGTTATTTGTTTGTATTACAGGAGCCTTGTTTGATGGCCATCAATTTGCGCAAGATGCTGTTGAAAAAGGTGCCGTTTTATTAATAGCAGAAAAACCAATAGATGTTTCTGTTCCAGTTATTTATGTGGCCAATGCCAACCGTGCAATGGCTATAGTGGCTGATGCCTTTTATGACCACCCAAGTCAGGATTTTAGAATTATAGGCGTTACAGGTACAAATGGGAAGACAACGATTACTCATTTGATTGATCAAATATTTAGAGATCATCAAGAAGTAACTGGTGTGATTGGTACAATGTATCGTCGTATTGGAAATACAACTTTTGAAACTAAAAATACAACACCAGATAGTTTAACGTTGCAAAAAACATTTGCAGAGATGCGGCAAAAAAATGTAACGACATGCGCTATGGAGGTTTCTTCCCATTCATTAGTCCAAGGACGTGTTTGGGGAACAGATTTCGACATCGCTGTATTTACAAATTTAAGTCAAGACCATTTAGAATATCATCATACAATGGAAGAGTACGCTCATGCCAAGAGTTTATTGTTCTCTCAACTAGGGAATATTTACAATCCTGAAAAACCTAAATATGCTATCTTGAATATGGACGATCCAGTGGGGCGTGATTTTAGAAAAATGACTGCTGCCGAAGTTTTAACTTATGGAATAGAAGAAGCTGCTGATTTTAGAGCTAACTCAATTGAAATAACCAATCATGGAACTCGTTTTTTACTAGAATTTAATGGGAAAGAATACCCTGTTCATTTACAATTAGCAGGAAAGTTCAATATTTTGAATGCTTTAGGAGCTATTGGTGCAGCTTATGCAGCTGGGCTTGAATTAGAAACGATCATTTCTTCATTAGAAGGGATTAGTGGTGTTCGTGGCCGTTTTGAACTAGTCAAAGGACCACAAGATTTTGCTGTAGTAGTAGACTATGCTCATACACCAGATGGTTTGTTAAATGTACTAACGACAATCAATGAGTTTAAAACTGGCGATGTATACTGTGTAGTTGGTTGTGGCGGAGATAGAGATAAGACCAAACGTCCAAAAATGGCTCGAATTGCGATGGATTATGCGGATCATGTTATTTTTACTTCCGATAATCCTAGAACTGAAGACCCTAATGAAATTTTAAAAGATGTTGTAGCTGAGCTAGGTAGCGATGAAAGCTATCTACTTGAAGTCGACCGTCGTAAGGCAATTGAGTTAGCGGTGAAAAAAGCGCAGGCAAATGATATTATTTTGATTGCCGGAAAAGGTCACGAGGATTACCAAATTATCGGTACAACAAAACATCATTTTGATGACGTGGAAGAAGCTAAAAAAGCTATTGAAACATTTTATAAGTAA
- a CDS encoding penicillin-binding transpeptidase domain-containing protein — MKKNKSPQKNRKQIAMILFFLTIFLFVVFISRFSYVMVKGQINGEDLAEKVNNLYTRSSVLKANRGTIYDIDGKPIAMYAASYSLVAVLTDKWSTKENPNYVKDKEKTAEVISQNIPLSKEAVLEILNRKGEDGKPLAQVEFGNEGKDLSYETKVTIEKTKLPGLVFTETPKRLYPNGVFASNLVGIASLPTKTDEDTADFVPGTELVGEMGIEQAYNKLLTGTPGKYEFKTDNFGYALPNSKVKEVKAKDGSDMYLTLNNRLQVYMESTVAEVAAKYQPKTMTATLMNAKTGAIIATTQSQTFNATTKENIDKSWRNMLVEDSFEPGSTMKVLTLGAAINEGVFNPNETFLSGTKTIEGGQIRDHNGGVGWGHISYLEGLQRSSNVAFSNLVEKMGNDTWKKYMTDFGLEKSTDSGLPNEAIGKIGFDYPLEKANTAFGQGLTVTDFQMLQAFSAVANKGKMMKPYFVDRTVNPNTGEEKVTQPTVVGQPITAETAQKELEYLQEVVYGENGTGQAYKIDGYKIAAKTGTAEIVDPTTGLYATGDNNYVFSVVGMAPAEDPELIMYITMKQPQVYDGTITGGGMIAEVFNPVMKRALQYQELGKQAEIEENNQVVMPRVMGSLKEEARQKLEENKLNVTIIGNGDTIVQQMPLPDEPVLEGQRAMLLTNGAMTMPNMTGWSKNDVLKVSEMTGQKFKIVGDGFVTTQSLAENSSMEGVAEIEVTLVAP; from the coding sequence ATGAAAAAAAATAAAAGCCCTCAAAAAAATAGAAAACAAATAGCTATGATATTATTCTTTTTGACCATTTTTCTATTTGTTGTATTTATTAGCCGTTTTTCCTATGTGATGGTTAAGGGGCAAATTAATGGGGAAGACTTAGCTGAAAAAGTTAATAATCTCTATACAAGAAGTAGTGTACTCAAAGCAAATAGAGGAACCATCTATGATATAGATGGAAAACCCATTGCGATGTATGCTGCTTCTTATTCTTTAGTTGCCGTTTTGACGGATAAGTGGTCGACAAAAGAGAATCCTAACTATGTTAAAGATAAAGAAAAAACGGCGGAAGTGATTTCTCAGAACATCCCTTTAAGTAAAGAAGCCGTACTAGAGATTCTGAATCGAAAAGGTGAAGATGGGAAACCTCTGGCTCAAGTAGAATTTGGTAATGAAGGTAAAGATTTAAGCTATGAAACGAAAGTAACGATTGAAAAAACAAAATTACCAGGCTTAGTATTTACAGAAACGCCTAAACGTTTGTATCCTAATGGTGTTTTTGCTTCTAATTTAGTTGGAATTGCGTCACTTCCTACTAAAACAGATGAAGATACTGCTGATTTTGTACCTGGAACAGAACTTGTAGGTGAAATGGGAATTGAACAAGCTTACAATAAATTGTTAACAGGAACACCAGGTAAATATGAATTCAAAACAGATAATTTTGGTTATGCTTTGCCAAATTCAAAAGTGAAAGAAGTTAAAGCGAAAGACGGATCTGATATGTATTTAACATTGAATAATCGTCTTCAAGTTTATATGGAAAGTACTGTAGCGGAAGTAGCAGCTAAGTATCAACCAAAAACCATGACAGCAACATTAATGAATGCTAAGACAGGTGCTATTATTGCAACGACCCAAAGCCAGACTTTTAATGCAACTACGAAAGAAAATATTGATAAAAGTTGGCGTAATATGCTTGTTGAAGATAGTTTTGAGCCAGGTTCAACAATGAAAGTCTTGACTTTAGGGGCAGCAATTAATGAAGGTGTCTTTAATCCAAATGAAACGTTTCTTTCTGGAACAAAAACGATTGAAGGAGGCCAAATTCGCGACCATAATGGTGGAGTCGGTTGGGGTCATATTTCTTATTTAGAAGGATTACAACGTTCTAGTAACGTGGCTTTCTCTAATTTAGTTGAAAAGATGGGGAATGATACGTGGAAAAAATATATGACGGACTTTGGTCTTGAAAAATCAACAGATTCTGGCTTACCTAATGAAGCTATTGGGAAAATAGGTTTTGATTATCCTTTAGAAAAAGCCAATACTGCCTTTGGACAAGGATTAACAGTAACTGATTTCCAAATGCTTCAAGCCTTTTCAGCAGTGGCAAACAAAGGCAAGATGATGAAACCTTATTTTGTCGATCGAACTGTGAATCCGAATACTGGTGAAGAAAAAGTAACCCAGCCAACAGTTGTAGGACAACCGATTACAGCTGAAACGGCACAAAAAGAGTTGGAATATCTACAAGAAGTCGTTTATGGAGAAAATGGTACTGGACAAGCCTACAAAATTGATGGTTATAAAATTGCTGCTAAAACAGGAACAGCAGAAATTGTTGACCCTACAACTGGTTTGTATGCAACTGGAGATAACAATTATGTCTTTTCAGTAGTAGGAATGGCACCTGCTGAAGACCCAGAATTAATTATGTACATTACGATGAAGCAACCACAAGTCTATGATGGAACGATAACTGGTGGTGGGATGATTGCAGAAGTCTTTAACCCTGTAATGAAGCGTGCTTTACAATATCAAGAATTAGGAAAACAAGCTGAAATAGAAGAAAATAATCAAGTTGTGATGCCTCGTGTGATGGGGAGTTTGAAAGAAGAAGCCCGCCAAAAATTAGAAGAAAACAAATTGAATGTGACGATTATTGGAAATGGTGATACAATAGTACAGCAAATGCCTTTACCAGATGAACCTGTTTTAGAAGGACAAAGAGCAATGCTGTTAACCAACGGTGCAATGACAATGCCAAATATGACCGGTTGGTCTAAGAATGATGTGTTAAAAGTGTCTGAAATGACCGGACAAAAATTTAAAATTGTGGGAGACGGATTTGTAACAACTCAAAGCTTAGCTGAAAATTCTAGCATGGAAGGCGTTGCAGAGATTGAAGTTACATTAGTTGCCCCATAA
- the ftsL2 gene encoding cell division protein FtsL has protein sequence MVLTNNLARELEIDVPLRSPEIPKESPVHMPAPRKAGVTKLEKLMLIVVGVTAFMLMAVCISQEISISSKNRGIQDTTVAISDTKNVNDNLAQEIQELSRYDRVYDIALKADLKMNQNNVRNVTK, from the coding sequence ATGGTATTAACAAATAATTTAGCTAGAGAACTTGAAATAGATGTCCCTTTGCGTTCCCCAGAAATCCCAAAAGAGTCGCCGGTACATATGCCAGCACCTCGAAAAGCTGGCGTAACCAAACTTGAGAAGTTAATGCTGATTGTAGTCGGTGTGACTGCATTCATGTTAATGGCAGTCTGCATCTCTCAAGAAATCAGTATCTCATCTAAAAATAGAGGGATCCAAGATACGACAGTTGCTATTTCAGATACAAAAAATGTCAACGACAATTTAGCTCAAGAAATTCAAGAGTTGTCACGTTATGACCGTGTTTATGATATTGCGTTAAAAGCTGATTTAAAAATGAATCAAAACAATGTTAGGAATGTAACAAAATGA
- the rsmH gene encoding 16S rRNA (cytosine(1402)-N(4))-methyltransferase RsmH, whose amino-acid sequence MTTFNHETVLLHETVDGLALKPDGVYVDCTLGGAGHSEYLLSQLSEEGHLYAFDQDERALENAKIRLAPFVEKGMVTFIKSNFRFIKEELNQIGIFEVDGILYDLGVSSPQLDEAERGFSYHQDAPLDMRMDTQAPLTAKEIVNTWSYHELIRIFYRYGEEKFSKQIARKIEAAREVAPIETTGELVELIKEGIPAPARRKGGHPAKRVFQAIRIAVNDELSAVEDSLEAAISLIKVGGRVSVITFHSLEDRIVKSIFKEHSALPELPPGLPVMPTEFQPELKLVNRKPIIPTEEELEQNNRARSAKLRIAEKQKEK is encoded by the coding sequence ATGACAACATTTAATCACGAAACCGTATTGTTACATGAAACAGTTGACGGTTTAGCTCTAAAACCAGATGGCGTATATGTAGATTGTACTCTTGGTGGAGCAGGACATAGTGAATATTTACTTTCACAACTAAGCGAAGAGGGTCATCTTTATGCCTTTGATCAAGATGAACGAGCTTTAGAAAATGCTAAAATACGTTTGGCACCTTTTGTTGAAAAAGGTATGGTTACATTTATCAAATCAAATTTTAGATTTATTAAAGAAGAATTAAATCAAATCGGTATCTTTGAAGTAGACGGTATTCTTTATGATTTAGGTGTTTCTTCCCCACAACTAGATGAGGCTGAACGTGGCTTTAGTTACCATCAAGACGCTCCTTTAGATATGCGAATGGATACACAGGCACCGTTGACAGCCAAAGAAATTGTGAACACATGGAGTTACCATGAGTTGATTCGGATTTTTTATCGGTATGGAGAAGAAAAATTTTCCAAACAAATTGCTCGAAAAATAGAAGCAGCTCGTGAAGTTGCACCAATCGAAACAACTGGTGAACTAGTTGAATTGATTAAAGAGGGAATTCCAGCCCCAGCTAGAAGAAAAGGCGGACACCCTGCTAAGCGTGTTTTCCAAGCAATCCGAATTGCGGTCAATGATGAGTTGTCAGCCGTAGAAGACTCGTTAGAAGCGGCTATTTCATTAATTAAAGTCGGAGGACGAGTGAGTGTGATAACTTTTCATTCATTAGAAGATCGAATTGTAAAATCAATATTTAAAGAACATTCTGCGTTGCCAGAATTGCCACCAGGTTTGCCTGTGATGCCAACTGAATTTCAACCAGAATTGAAATTAGTTAATCGTAAACCAATTATACCGACTGAAGAAGAGTTAGAACAAAACAATCGAGCGCGTAGTGCAAAACTAAGAATTGCAGAAAAACAAAAGGAAAAATAA
- the mraZ gene encoding division/cell wall cluster transcriptional repressor MraZ, protein MLMGEFKHNIDAKGRLIMPAKFREDLGEKFIITRGMDGCLFGYPQNEWSALEEKLKQLPLAKKDARAFTRFFYSAATECELDKQGRINIPQTLREHADLEKVCHVIGVSDRIEIWSQERWTKFSDEAEESFDDIAENMIDFGF, encoded by the coding sequence ATGTTGATGGGTGAATTTAAACATAACATCGATGCTAAAGGTCGATTGATTATGCCAGCAAAATTCCGAGAGGATTTAGGCGAGAAATTTATCATTACTAGAGGGATGGATGGTTGTTTGTTTGGTTACCCACAAAACGAATGGTCTGCACTGGAAGAAAAACTGAAACAACTACCCTTAGCTAAGAAAGACGCTCGTGCTTTTACACGTTTTTTTTACTCAGCTGCTACAGAATGTGAACTTGATAAACAAGGAAGAATAAATATTCCACAAACACTCAGAGAACACGCTGACTTAGAAAAGGTTTGTCATGTTATTGGTGTTTCAGATCGTATTGAGATTTGGAGCCAAGAGCGTTGGACGAAATTTTCTGATGAAGCTGAAGAAAGCTTTGATGATATTGCTGAAAATATGATTGATTTTGGATTTTAA
- a CDS encoding DUF3397 domain-containing protein → MKIPFTIAEIAFYIAPVLFLLILKSLIRKRLIIRHVAIKPPDVLVPFLLIGIHILSEMTLKFSLLPYFAIFMLSLGIVIVCLMAYKKGEILFSRFFKTFWRFLFLFSFLMYYILVGLNIAHHFI, encoded by the coding sequence TTGAAAATTCCATTTACAATTGCGGAAATCGCTTTTTATATTGCTCCAGTTTTATTCTTACTTATACTTAAAAGCTTAATTCGTAAACGGTTAATTATCCGACATGTTGCTATTAAGCCACCAGATGTTTTAGTGCCATTTTTATTGATTGGTATTCATATTTTAAGCGAGATGACACTCAAGTTTAGTTTGCTGCCTTATTTTGCTATTTTTATGCTAAGTTTAGGGATTGTGATTGTCTGTTTAATGGCGTATAAAAAAGGCGAAATTTTATTTAGCCGCTTTTTTAAAACATTTTGGCGTTTCTTGTTCTTATTTTCTTTCTTAATGTATTATATTTTAGTCGGATTAAATATTGCGCATCACTTTATTTAG
- the rpmF gene encoding 50S ribosomal protein L32 translates to MAVPARRTSKAKKNRRRTHYKLEVPGMNPCPNCGELKKSHHVCPACGQYDGKEVISKEA, encoded by the coding sequence ATGGCAGTACCAGCTAGAAGAACATCAAAAGCGAAAAAAAATAGACGTCGTACGCATTATAAATTGGAAGTTCCAGGCATGAACCCATGTCCTAACTGTGGCGAACTGAAAAAGAGCCACCACGTATGTCCAGCATGTGGACAATATGACGGTAAAGAAGTAATAAGTAAAGAAGCTTAA